A region from the Silene latifolia isolate original U9 population chromosome 7, ASM4854445v1, whole genome shotgun sequence genome encodes:
- the LOC141592863 gene encoding CBL-interacting serine/threonine-protein kinase 20, with product MEKKGVILMQKYELGRLLGQGTFAKVYYARHIVTGQSVAIKMVDKEKILKVGLINQIKREISVMRLVKHPNIVQLYEVMASKTKIYFAMEYVKGGELFNKVSKGRLKEDQARKYFQQLISAIDFCHSRGVYHRDLKPENLLLDEYGNLKVSDFGLSALHDSTRQDGLLHTTCGTPAYVAPEVINKRGYDGAKADIWSCGVVLYVLLAGFLPFHDTNLMELYRKISRGDFRCPSWFPPEVRKLLCKILDPSPFSRITVTKLMGNNWFQIGFKHVERPNNKDDLVEGSPSTPRDVRAAFNDIDFECGPSESSRDSSPMKPTCMNAFDIISLSPGFDLSGLFDKAGVATKPKNRFTTAKPPSMIMSKFEQIAKCNKRFKIHKKGGIVKLQSSKEGRKGLLKIDAEIFEVAPTLHVIEVKKSSGDTIEYNDFCDHDLRPALRDIVWTWQGNATINQSHEQVVV from the coding sequence ATGGAGAAGAAAGGCGTTATTTTGATGCAAAAATACGAACTAGGCCGGTTATTAGGGCAAGGTACATTTGCAAAGGTATATTATGCAAGACACATCGTTACGGGTCAAAGTGTTGCAATCAAAATGGTTGATAAAGAGAAGATATTAAAAGTTGGattaattaaccaaattaaacgAGAAATCTCGGTTATGCGACTCGTTAAACATCCTAATATCGTACAACTTTACGAGGTTATGGCAAGCAAGACGAAAATATATTTTGCCATGGAATATGTTAAGGGTGGTGAACTTTTTAATAAAGTTTCTAAAGGAAGATTAAAAGAAGATCAAGCTAGAAAATATTTTCAACAATTAATTAGTGCAATTGATTTTTGTCATAGTCGTGGCGTATACCATCGTGATCTTAAACCCGAAAATTTACTCCTAGACGAATATGGTAACCTAAAGGTGTCCGATTTTGGATTAAGCGCGTTACATGATTCAACTAGACAAGACGGGCTTCTCCATACAACTTGTGGTACCCCGGCCTATGTAGCGCCCGAGGTTATTAATAAACGAGGTTATGATGGTGCAAAAGCTGATATATGGTCATGTGGGGTCGTGTTATATGTTTTATTAGCCGGGTTTTTACCATTTCATGATACAAATTTGATGGAATTGTATAGGAAAATTAGTAGGGGGGATTTTAGGTGTCCATCTTGGTTCCCACCCGAGGTCCGAAAACTCCTATGTAAGATACTTGACCCGAGCCCATTTTCGCGGATAACCGTGACAAAATTGATGGGTAATAATTGGTTCCAAATTGGGTTCAAACATGTTGAAAGGCCCAATAATAAGGATGACCTTGTTGAAGGCTCCCCGAGCACCCCTAGGGATGTTCGGGCTGCCTTCAACGATATTGATTTTGAATGTGGCCCATCGGAGAGTAGTCGAGATTCGAGCCCAATGAAACCCACATGTATGAATGCTTTCGACATTATCTCGCTTTCACCGGGTTTTGATCTCTCGGGCCTATTTGACAAGGCGGGCGTGGCGACCAAGCCCAAGAATCGATTTACCACGGCTAAGCCCCCGTCGATGATTATGTCGAAATTCGAGCAAATAGCAAAATGTAACAAGAGGTTTAAGATACATAAGAAAGGTGGTATAGTCAAATTACAAAGTAGCAAAGAAGGAAGGAAAGGACTACTTAAAATTGATGCCGAAATATTTGAGGTAGCACCTACATTACATGTAATTGAGGTCAAGAAATCGTCCGGTGACACAATCGAGTATAACGATTTTTGCGACCACGATTTGAGACCGGCATTGAGGGATATTGTTTGGACATGGCAAGGAAATGCAACAATTAATCAATCTCATGAACAAGTTGTTGTATAG
- the LOC141592861 gene encoding calmodulin-binding receptor kinase CaMRLK — MTFFNNLTKLFILFTLLFLTFVDSKCTKPSDFHLILKAFNSTSSPLNSSTIFQHFPKNCSSQINEINLSFHNLSGTISWNFLRNLSHLKSLDLSHNTLKGSIPSWLWSLNSLQKVNISNNYFGGNLGISPEIHFSNVKSIDLSNNRFTKLGNFSGFSNLNFLDVSHNNLNILSSGFFNNLSKLNHLDVSSCNLTGNLNPIKKLPSLKYLDVSNNNLLGKFPIDFPPLQNLNFLNISFNKFTGNFLPKYYQKFGKSAFLKAGDFTVSNIITTNSKIPSHKLTKKHNPSKKQSKNREPKLKNNKFKLILALSFGSLGVVVLVFALLYIIHRTKLRNSKKKWVISKPIQVPYKMDKSGPFEFETESGTSWTVEIREATSAPVVMFEKPLMSLTFKDLIAATCHFGRESQLAEGRCGPLYRAVLHGDLHVAIKVLENARGVDNEQIIAMFEDLSKLRHPNLLPISGYCIAGKEKLVLYEFMSNGDLHSWLHELPAGRPNVDDWSTDTWDYQTDPESTPNNHIATSPDKLNWLTRHRIALGVARGLAYLHHARSKPVVHGHLVPSNILLSDDLEPRIADFGMCLDGNVGSAEDDVYGFGLIIIELLTGQPIASENILGQIRRSVRDGHGAKMLDHRLKLDDGSTTSAAVECLRVGYLCTAENTSKRPTMQQVLGLLKDIHP, encoded by the exons atgacattttttaatAATCTCACAAAACTCTTCATTCTCTTCACACTATTATTTCTCACCTTTGTTGACTCAAAATGCACTAAACCCTCAGATTTTCACCTTATTCTCAAAGCATTCAACTCAACTTCTTCACCCTTAAACTCTTCCACTATTTTCCAACATTTTCctaaaaattgttcttcacaaattaatgaaattaatctTTCATTTCATAATTTAAGTGGTACTATTTCATGGAATTTCTTAAGAAATCTTTCACATTTAAAATCCCTTGATCTTTCCCATAATACCCTTAAAGGGTCTATCCCTAGTTGGCTTTGGTCACTTAATTCACTCCAAAAAGTCAATATTTCTAACAACTATTTTGGGGGTAATTTGGGTATTTCACCTGAAATTCATTTCTCAAATGTGAAAAGTATTGATCTTTCTAATAATAGGTTTACTAAACTGGGTAATTTTTCTGGGTTTTCTAATTTGAATTTCCTTGATGTTTCTCATAATAATTTGAATATTTTATCATCTGGGTTTTTTAATAATCTCAGTAAATTAAATCATTTAGATGTTTCAAGTTGTAACTTAACTGGTAATTTAAATCCCATTAAAAAGTTACCATCTTTGAAATATTTAGATGTTTCAAACAATAATTTATTGGGTAAATTCCCAATTGATTTTCCACCATTACAAAATCTTAATTTCCTCAATATTTCATTTAATAAATTTACTGGTAATTTTTTACcaaaatattaccaaaaatttGGTAAATCTGCATTTTTAAAAGCTGGGGATTTTACTGTTTCTAATATTATTACAACAAATTCAAAAATCCCATCTCATAAACTCACAAAAAAACACAATCCCAGTAAAAAACAGAGTAAAAACAGAGAACCCAAATTAAAAAACAATAAATTTAAGTTGATACTAGCATTGTCGTTTGGTTCACTTGGGGTTGTCGTTTTGGTGTTTGCTTTGTTGTACATTATTCATAGAACTAAGTTGAGGAACAGTAAAAAGAAATGGGTCATTTCAAAGCCTATACAAGTTCCCTACAAGATGGACAAATCCGGTCCGTTTGAGTTCGAGACTGAATCAG GAACATCATGGACGGTCGAGATACGAGAAGCCACCTCAGCACCAGTAGTAATGTTTGAGAAGCCATTGATGAGtttgactttcaaagacttaataGCTGCCACGTGTCACTTTGGAAGGGAGTCACAGCTGGCAGAAGGAAGATGTGGGCCCCTATATAGGGCAGTCCTACATGGCGACCTCCACGTGGCAATTAAGGTTTTGGAAAATGCAAGAGGAGTTGACAATGAACAAATTATAGCTATGTTTGAAGATTTGTCTAAGCTTAGACATCCTAACTTGTTGCCTATTTCTGGTTACTGCATTGCAG GAAAGGAGAAGCTAGTATTGTACGAGTTCATGTCCAATGGTGACCTACACTCATGGCTACATGAGCTACCCGCGGGTAGACCTAACGTGGACGATTGGAGTACCGACACGTGGGACTACCAAACCGACCCCGAATCCACTCCCAATAACCACATTGCCACATCACCTGATAAACTCAATTGGCTCACGCGCCATCGTATTGCGCTCGGAGTAGCGCGTGGGCTAGCCTACCTCCACCATGCCCGGTCAAAGCCAGTGGTCCACGGACACCTCGTTCCCTCGAATATTCTCCTTTCCGATGACCTCGAGCCTCGAATTGCCGACTTTGGGATGTGCTTAGATGGCAATGTGGGGTCAGCTGAGGATGACGTGTACGGGTTTGGTTTGATTATAATCGAGTTATTAACTGGTCAACCCATTGCTTCAGAGAACATATTAGGTCAAATTAGAAGATCTGTCAGGGACGGCCACGGGGCTAAAATGTTAGATCATCGACTTAAGCTCGACGATGGCTCGACCACCAGTGCTGCCGTCGAGTGCCTTCGAGTCGGCTACTTGTGCACGGCGGAGAACACTAGTAAGAGGCCTACAATGCAACAAGTGCTTGGTTTACTTAAGGACATACACCCTTAG